A region from the Vulpes lagopus strain Blue_001 chromosome 5, ASM1834538v1, whole genome shotgun sequence genome encodes:
- the TSPYL6 gene encoding LOW QUALITY PROTEIN: testis-specific Y-encoded-like protein 6 (The sequence of the model RefSeq protein was modified relative to this genomic sequence to represent the inferred CDS: inserted 1 base in 1 codon; substituted 3 bases at 3 genomic stop codons) has product MGNLGPEGMAGAKAKESRTESCAIFSGAVAEKEGAEVVEQKPGDEEMEVGEEXKVVNEVKVKAGPWFLNVDPHMSSLEAIQLEVETVNVQADRAVLQLWCKLGQVHQHYLEQKSYIIRNIPSFWVSAFWNXPQLSTLSRGQEADMLTYTANLEVKDFRHPRMGSKFKFLSRRNPLCRNKLIVEEXEVRSSSQVESLATPIIWHPSHELXTFIHRNQGVTCSFFTRFSDHNLPERERNAEIIKEDLWPNLFQYYLLHEGASRARFCQIRKPMEIPLVPIWSTFALGNTPIQDPLPLPAGSALATALVVPIAAFVLTFLQTLMLSTAGLRPLWLFCINIMCYVAWFTLFSAKQMML; this is encoded by the exons ATGGGGAATCTGGGGCCTGAAGGGATGGCTGGGGCAAAAGCCAAGGAATCAAGGACTGAAAGTTGTGCCATCTTCTCAGGAGCAGTGGCTGAGAAGGAGGGCGCTGAAGTGGTGGAGCAGAAGCCaggagatgaagaaatggaagtgggggagg aaaaagtggTAAATGAGGTGAAGGTCAAGGCAGGTCCCTGGTTCCTGAACGTGGATCCCCACATGAGCTCCCTGGAGGCCATCCAGCTGGAAGTGGAAACTGTAAACGTTCAGGCTGACAGAGCCGTACTACAGTTGTGGTGCAAGTTGGGTCAAGTACATCAACACTACTTAGAGCAGAAGAGCTACATCATTCGGAATATTCCTAGCTTCTGGGTCAGTGCCTTTTGGAACTAGCCACAGCTATCCACCTTGAGTAGAGGCCAAGAAGCAGACATGTTAACGTACACAGCCAACTTGGAGGTGAAAGACTTCAGACACCCTAGGATGGGCTCCAAGTTCAAATTCCTCTCTCGAAGAAACCCCTTGTGCAGAAACAAGCTGATTGTCGAGGAATAGGAGGTCAGATCATCCAGCCAAGTGGAGTCTCTTGCCACTCCAATCATATGGCACCCAAGCCATGAACTCTAGACCTTCATTCATAGGAATCAAGGCGTCACCTGCAGCTTCTTCACCCGGTTTTCAGACCACAACCTTCCAGAGCGTGAAAGAAATGCTGAGATTATCAAAGAGGACCTCTGGCCAAATCTATTCCAATACTACCTGTTGCATGAAGGGGCCTCCAGAGCTAGATTTTGCCAGATAAGGAAGCCAATGGAGATCCCTTTGGTTCCAATCTGGTCAACCTTTGCCCTCGGAAATACTCCCATACAAGATCCCCTGCCACTTCCTGCTGGAAGTGCCTTGGCAACAGCACTGGTTGTGCCTATTGCTGCTTTTGTACTGACCTTCCTTCAAACACTCATGCTCTCAACCGCAGGATTGAGACCTTTATGGCTTTTCTGCATTAACATCATGTGCTACGTGGCATGGTTCACACTCTTCTCAGCCAAACAAATGATGCTGTAA